The Candidatus Poseidoniia archaeon genome contains the following window.
TGCAACATACCGGCAGCGCGGGCGGCCGCGAATGGCAGTTCGCTCGCGAGGTGCGCGAATTCGCCGAGGAGCTACAGCCCGCCTTCGAAACGCTGACTACGGCCGAGGGCGACAGCTATGCTGAGGCTCTGCAACGGCTCGCGCAGCTGGCCGGCGCAGAATTTTAACCACCCTCCTTCGTCCGCACGCGGGGGCCCGTGGTCTAGGGGTTATGACGTCGCCTTGACATGGCGAAGATCGGCGGTTCAAATCCGCCCGGGCCCACCACACCCGCAACAGGAAAACGGATGAAACCGAAACACACTCTGCCGACCGCCTGCATCGCCCTGTTATTCCTGCTGCCGGCACTGGCCGGTTGCCTGGCGCCAGAGGACAAGCGCACCTACGAGCCGGAACCGGGGCCGTTTGACTTCGACGCGCCGATTCCGGTAACGACATGGTACCACTACCCCGGGAGTGTAAGCAGCCCGCAGGCAATTGATGCGACAAATCCGGCAGCGGTCGCGGCGGCGAATATTACCGCCAACCTGACGGGCGACAGCACGCCCTTTTTCACGAACGCAACCTACTACGGCACTGGCTTCGACACCTTCGAGCCGACCATCGGGATTACATCCTCAGGAGCCATTTTCTTCACCAGCTGGAACGGAGCGGGCGACGGCACGCACATCATCCGCTCGCTCGACCAAGGACAAACCTGGGAGGACGTTGGACCTTTCCTGGGTGGAGGTGATGATGGTCCGGGACAAACGGCAAACTCCAATGACCCCTATATCTATGTTGATAAGTTCACTGACAAACTTGTCAAATTCGACATGCATGCGCTTACCGTAATCAACGTTGAATATTCAACTAATGACGGTCAGACATGGAGTACGCCTTTCCCAACTCATGGATATGCTGTCCCTCAAGACCATCAGAGTATTGCCTCGATGCCACACTCCAATGCAATTTCAGGAGAGGTAGTCTACGTTTACTGCATTAATACTGGATCACCTGCAGCTGGGCCTCAATGTTCCCGTTCTATAGATGGTGGACACACATGGGATGCGCAGAGAATAGGTTATCCGTTAGGGACCTCTCAGTGTTCTGGCCTCCATGGTCATGTTGCAGGCGGGGCTGATGGAGCAGTTTACCGGGGCAACCCTTCCTGCGCAGGCCCTGCAGTCTACCGCTCGCTGGATGGCGGGTCCATATGGAGCGAGCACACCATCACAGAGGATGTTGGGATGCAGGATGGATGGCACGCTCACGAAGTTGCCACAGCTGTAGACGACGAGGGGAATGTTCACGCTACATGGATTGGTAATGACTTGTTTCCATGGTACGCTTATTCCCGGGATCAGGGAGGTACATGGAGCGACCCGATGATGGTTGCAGCCCCGGGTGTCAAAGAAACTGGTTTTCCGACAATATTCGCAGGTTCTGAAGGGCGTGTAGTCGTCGGTTATATTGGTGAAATTAACGACATTGAGACCAATGCCTCGAACAGCGGTTGGTCTGGTTATATGGCAATTATGACTGACGCCTTCGCCGAGCACCCTCTAATCACGAGTGTAGCTGTGAACCACCCTGATGATCCTCTGGACATAACCTCTGACTGCGGCAACGTTCGCTGTGGTGGTTTCGGAGATTTCATTGATGTCGAGATTGATGACGAAGGGCGACCATGGATTGCCCTTGCGCATAATGCCGCGGGTTTCGAGGAAGCTGTTATTGGGACTCTAATGGAAGGCCCAACCCTTTACGGCGATGAAATCACCGACCTGCCTGTCTTGCCGGTAGGCGGCAGTTCAACCCTCAAAATGGGATAGGGGTCACCTGATATCAATTAGCATAAAAACATCCATGCAAAGCACGTTGTGAAACCTTAAAGCCCCGGAACTCTCATACACCAGCATGCAGCAGAAGGCCGTCGCCGTAGTGTTCCTGTTCGTCTTCTCTAGCTTGGCGGGCTG
Protein-coding sequences here:
- a CDS encoding sialidase family protein, whose translation is MKPKHTLPTACIALLFLLPALAGCLAPEDKRTYEPEPGPFDFDAPIPVTTWYHYPGSVSSPQAIDATNPAAVAAANITANLTGDSTPFFTNATYYGTGFDTFEPTIGITSSGAIFFTSWNGAGDGTHIIRSLDQGQTWEDVGPFLGGGDDGPGQTANSNDPYIYVDKFTDKLVKFDMHALTVINVEYSTNDGQTWSTPFPTHGYAVPQDHQSIASMPHSNAISGEVVYVYCINTGSPAAGPQCSRSIDGGHTWDAQRIGYPLGTSQCSGLHGHVAGGADGAVYRGNPSCAGPAVYRSLDGGSIWSEHTITEDVGMQDGWHAHEVATAVDDEGNVHATWIGNDLFPWYAYSRDQGGTWSDPMMVAAPGVKETGFPTIFAGSEGRVVVGYIGEINDIETNASNSGWSGYMAIMTDAFAEHPLITSVAVNHPDDPLDITSDCGNVRCGGFGDFIDVEIDDEGRPWIALAHNAAGFEEAVIGTLMEGPTLYGDEITDLPVLPVGGSSTLKMG